DNA from Lactobacillus sp. ESL0791:
TTAAAACAACTAGGATTAAACAGCGTATCTATGCTTAAATTAAGCAAAAAAGTATACTATCGATATCGTGGCCGGCTCTATGATGTAAAAAGTCTGTACGAAAGATTGACGGCATCAAAGATAAAGTTGAAAGACGATTACCTTTATAGCTGCGTGGTAGAAGCTGAATATCAAGGACATAGCTTTCCGCTCAGATTAGTATACGTTACTAAGCGCGGTAACAAGAGAAAATACTTGGTTTTGGCTACTACAAGATACCAGTTGCAGCCAAAAGAGATTATTCAGCTTTATGGCCGTAGATGGCAGATAGAGACTTTCTTTAAAGCAACCAAGCAGTATCTGGCTTTAGATAAATCACAGATCCAAAACTATGACGGACAAAGTGGCTATTTTGCCATCACTGCCTTAACTTATGAGCTGCTAGCTTGGCAGGAAAGACAAGCAGTTGATGAGCGAACAATTGGAGATTTGTTTTACTTAATGAATGACGCGTTGCCAGATTTAGCTTTCGAAAAAGCATTGGTCTACCTGTTATCGGCATTGAAAGAAGTCAAGGAGCAAATTACAGAAGAGGTAGACCAAATAATAAGCAAATTTATTAAGCTATTACCTAGCTTCATTCAAAAATATTTGGCGTGAACCAAATAAAACACAAGTGGGCATTAAAAAAGTCAGAGCCCACAAGGAATCTGACTAGTTTTATTGCTTTCAAGTTTCAGATATTGATCATATAATTCGCTGAAGAATTCATAGTTATTATAATTGTCAGATGATTTAACAGTGGCTTCTTGAATAATTGATTTTTGTAAGTCCTGTTTATCAGGTTCAGTGGCTACTTTTGCGTCTTCTCTTGCCTCTTCAGCTGTATTAATTGGAGTAAGCCGTGGGCCTGAAACATATCTAGTATCCTCAGCCTTGACATAGAAAAGATTATTGTCAGTAGCATTACCCACATTTATTGTGTCATAGTTTGTAGTATCTCCTAAACGATAAAATAATTCAGCTTTATTATTCTGTCGTACCCAAATATAAAGCAATTCTATTGCTTGTTTGGCATTAACTAAATCTTTACCGATTGTAACAACTTCACTATTACTACTTGGGTTAAGAATACTTTGGAGATTATAAGCAACAGTTGGCTTAATAAATTCGATATAAGTATCCTTTGTTTGGGTTGCCAATCTTTGTCGTAGCCGGGTTTTAACTGAAAAAGCGCCAATATAGGCATCGTTAGTATTGGCTATATGATAATAATTTTCTCTACTATTACCATCTATATCTGAAAAAACATAATCGATCTTTACTTTTTTACCATTTTGGATGGTAACTTTACTAGATCCGGTTCCGGTAGTATATGGTTTTGAATAATCCTTATCGTAAACTGTAACGGTAGCAGTTGCTACATAGAGCGGCTGACCATTAATTTCACTGACATTAGCAGCGTTAATGTAGCCGCCATGACCAATGCTGTAATAATATTTACCTTTGACTTTTATATAAGGCAACCATGATTGATTGTAATTGTCGTCATTCAAAAGATAGTATTGCTTACTATCATGATCAATTGATTCAACTGTACCTGCATACTGCACATTAGTACCTTTACGTAAATGTGTTTTATATCGGCTGCCACGATATTTTTTAAGCCTTTTTCCATTTTTATTGTAAACATAAGCACCATGAGCTAACTGCATCGTATTAGTACTTGAAGTAGCAGCCAATGCAGAAGTAGCAGAATGTTCAATTGCTGGTACACTAACACCTAAGGCTAATACAGCAGCAATTGTAGTAATTATTAGTTTCTTGTTTAGTTTCATAAAGTTCACCTCAAAGTTATAACATCATTATAATACACCTGCATAGAGAGCGCTTAATCAGTTAATAATATTTTACTTTTTAACATATCCAATATAATTAATAATTAAAAGCGGAAAGTAAAAAAGTGCAGCAGATTATCTCTTATTTGGAAATCTGCTGCAACTGTTTCTCTTTATTATTCTATCCTAAAACTATATTTACCTAAAAATGGGGCAACTGACCTAATTTTGATTAAACTTTAGCTGACAGGCATGGTATCGTCAACGCCTTCATTACCAGATTTTGTAATGTTTAATAATGCTTGCTGTTGTGTAGTTAAATACCAAGCAGCTTCTTTAACCTCAGTAATGCTTGCTGAAGTTGAAGAATTGACGGTTTTAGCCTGTTTTAAAGCTTCATCATAACAAGCTTTATAAGTATTTACGTAAAGTTCATTTTTATAGTTAGCATTAGCTGTAATTGTTTTTTCTTGATCAATTAACTTTTGCAAATCTTGCTTGTCAGTTAATGTAGCAATTTTAGCGTCTATTTTAGCTTCTTCAGGAGTATTAGCTGGTGTCAATTGCGGACCTGATAAGTATACGGCATCAGCTGCTTTAATATAAAACAGTTGATTTTGGATTGCATTGTCGTAATTAATGGATTCTTCAGGAGAGTAATAATTTAAGCGATAAAATAATTCGGCTTTATTGTCTTTAGGTACCCAAACATAAATTTCTCTAATTATTGGAAGAGCTTCATTTTTTGTAAGCATAACGTTTTTATTAGTAATTTCAGGA
Protein-coding regions in this window:
- a CDS encoding SLAP domain-containing protein, with translation MKLNKKLIITTIAAVLALGVSVPAIEHSATSALAATSSTNTMQLAHGAYVYNKNGKRLKKYRGSRYKTHLRKGTNVQYAGTVESIDHDSKQYYLLNDDNYNQSWLPYIKVKGKYYYSIGHGGYINAANVSEINGQPLYVATATVTVYDKDYSKPYTTGTGSSKVTIQNGKKVKIDYVFSDIDGNSRENYYHIANTNDAYIGAFSVKTRLRQRLATQTKDTYIEFIKPTVAYNLQSILNPSSNSEVVTIGKDLVNAKQAIELLYIWVRQNNKAELFYRLGDTTNYDTINVGNATDNNLFYVKAEDTRYVSGPRLTPINTAEEAREDAKVATEPDKQDLQKSIIQEATVKSSDNYNNYEFFSELYDQYLKLESNKTSQIPCGL